The Drosophila simulans strain w501 chromosome 3R, Prin_Dsim_3.1, whole genome shotgun sequence genome contains the following window.
TGGGCCGCGGCTTATCAGAGACCTTATCGAAGTTGGATATATCCTCGGGATTGCTGATGTTGGGCACATAGGGCGCGTTAACTGTCTGATTGAGGAGGGGGATCCACTCCACATCCTTGAACCACTCGTGCTCCTTTATGTCCCGATTGCCGTTGATCAGGTTGCCAAAACTGGACAAGAAGCCCGTCACGTTAAACTAAAAGATGCTTGAATAACTATTTACCGCTTCGAGAGATCCACCTGCAGCAAATGGTCCACCAAATGACGCAGGGCTCCACTGAAGTAACTGGGCATCTTATAGTCTGCCTCACAGATCTTGTTGTACATGCTCATCACATCGCGATTGTGGGCTGAGAAGGGCGAGTGTCCAGCGACGAATTCAAAGACCAGTACCCCAAAAGCCCACCAGTCCACGCTGGTTCCGTAGGGCTTCGATTGGATAATCTCCGGCGGCAGGTACTCCGGCGTTCCGCACAAAGTCATTGTACGGGTTTCCACTTTCTgtgggccaaaaacaaacaacttgGATAGCTTCCTTTTCCTCATGTGTTAGCAAAATAAGATAAAAACCTTGGCAAATCCGAAATCTGTCACTTTCAAGTATCCGTTCTTATCCATCATTATGTTCTCCGGTTTGAGGTCTCTATAGAGCAAGCTGCAATGATGCAGATACTCCAGAGCCAAAAACACCTGGGCAGCATAGAAGCGGGCCTGTTTTTCCGTAAACTTCCGCACTCTTTAACAGtcggaaaagggaaaattattTGTGGACGGCTACTGAGAACTACTCACTTTCGGTGGTAGGTGAAGAGCTCTCCGCCACCAATTAGAGGCAGGACGAGGTAGAGGCTGTCGAAGTCCTTGTAGGAGGCTATCAGGTTGACCGTGTTCGGGAACGTCATCGATCGCAGTACGTTCTTCTCGCTCATCACGTGGCTCACCTGTTTGGTCTTCACGATCTGGTCCTTGCTGAGCTGCTTGGAGGCGTAATAAATGCCGGACTCGCGCTCCCTCACCAGCTGCACCTTGCCGAAGGATCCGGATCCGAGGGTCGCCTTAATCTCGTAGTCATCCAGTCCCGTACTGGGCGACGGCGTGTTGGTGGCGAACTTCTTGTTG
Protein-coding sequences here:
- the LOC6730260 gene encoding cAMP-dependent protein kinase catalytic subunit 2 isoform X1 encodes the protein MGPQPEQAQMHFSPKVDYILILDKLREDFNKKFATNTPSPSTGLDDYEIKATLGSGSFGKVQLVRERESGIYYASKQLSKDQIVKTKQVSHVMSEKNVLRSMTFPNTVNLIASYKDFDSLYLVLPLIGGGELFTYHRKVRKFTEKQARFYAAQVFLALEYLHHCSLLYRDLKPENIMMDKNGYLKVTDFGFAKKVETRTMTLCGTPEYLPPEIIQSKPYGTSVDWWAFGVLVFEFVAGHSPFSAHNRDVMSMYNKICEADYKMPSYFSGALRHLVDHLLQVDLSKRFGNLINGNRDIKEHEWFKDVEWIPLLNQTVNAPYVPNISNPEDISNFDKVSDKPRPKAKTMRHEEAFADF
- the LOC6730260 gene encoding cAMP-dependent protein kinase catalytic subunit 2 isoform X2; this translates as MMDKNGYLKVTDFGFAKKVETRTMTLCGTPEYLPPEIIQSKPYGTSVDWWAFGVLVFEFVAGHSPFSAHNRDVMSMYNKICEADYKMPSYFSGALRHLVDHLLQVDLSKRFGNLINGNRDIKEHEWFKDVEWIPLLNQTVNAPYVPNISNPEDISNFDKVSDKPRPKAKTMRHEEAFADF